One Candidatus Culexarchaeum yellowstonense genomic region harbors:
- a CDS encoding DNA topoisomerase: MSDSYVHSLIVAEKPSVAEAFAKALAGNRYRVSRVRGVKIFEFMVDGDKWASIGLKGHIFNYDFNDEYNSWENVDPEILFEIEPIRVVEETSKPYLDALRRIARNVENVYLALDADVEGESISFEVMDVVREVNPYVKFKRLWFNSTVKEELLNALKNPVEPNRLLADKCFTRMKTDLIVGAAFTRLLTNSIRKLSSKVLPYGRFLSYGPCQSPTLYLVVEKAWERERFKPEKFYTIQVVLDIYGAYYKAEYAKGRIDDQKLAKQLYDKISKISLAKVTEYKVNVNRKKPPKPLSTLELEARASRFLNIRAKTTLDIAEELYRGGYISYPRTETEIYSENIDLKGKLSMLSGNPEYGNYVKKLMEMKTIKPTRGEKDDKAHPPIHPTKSATKEEIMAKYGRRGWQIYDLIVRHFLATLSREAEIQSIKVTLDIGGEEFILRGQVTLNPGYLEIYPYEAVEEEYIPELRVGETVRVDKVELHEGETEPPPYLSEEQLLKLMEKYGIGTDATKQDHIHNNIERGYMYIENKRCIPTKLGKTLIEALNETAPEIVKPEVRGFMEEMFMKVANGEKKPEEVLNEARRYFKSQYIKVREKSREIASKIAPTIMESINMNWKRKVALDKR; encoded by the coding sequence ATGAGCGACAGCTATGTGCACAGTCTAATAGTGGCTGAGAAGCCCTCCGTCGCTGAAGCGTTTGCTAAAGCTCTAGCTGGAAATAGGTATAGGGTGAGTAGGGTTAGAGGGGTAAAGATATTTGAATTCATGGTTGATGGGGATAAGTGGGCATCCATAGGTTTGAAGGGACACATATTCAACTATGATTTCAATGATGAATACAATTCATGGGAGAATGTTGACCCTGAAATACTATTTGAAATTGAACCCATAAGGGTTGTGGAGGAAACTTCAAAACCATACCTAGACGCACTTAGAAGGATTGCGAGAAATGTGGAAAACGTGTATCTGGCTTTAGACGCCGATGTGGAGGGGGAAAGCATATCCTTCGAAGTTATGGATGTGGTTAGAGAGGTAAATCCATATGTGAAATTCAAGCGATTATGGTTTAACTCCACAGTGAAAGAGGAACTTTTAAATGCATTGAAGAATCCCGTTGAACCCAATAGGCTATTGGCTGATAAATGCTTCACTAGAATGAAGACAGACCTAATAGTTGGAGCAGCCTTCACGAGGCTACTAACCAACAGCATTAGGAAATTGAGTTCTAAGGTTCTACCATATGGGAGATTCTTAAGCTATGGACCATGCCAAAGCCCAACACTATACCTAGTGGTGGAGAAAGCTTGGGAGAGGGAGAGATTCAAGCCGGAAAAGTTCTACACGATACAAGTGGTACTGGACATATATGGGGCATATTACAAGGCAGAATACGCTAAGGGAAGGATAGATGATCAGAAATTGGCTAAGCAATTGTATGATAAGATATCAAAAATCAGTTTAGCAAAGGTCACAGAGTATAAGGTGAATGTGAATAGGAAGAAACCTCCAAAACCACTATCCACATTGGAGCTTGAAGCCAGAGCCAGCAGATTCCTAAACATAAGAGCCAAAACCACACTGGATATAGCTGAAGAACTCTATAGAGGGGGATACATAAGCTATCCAAGAACTGAAACTGAAATATACAGTGAAAACATCGACTTGAAGGGGAAGCTAAGCATGCTCAGCGGAAACCCAGAATATGGAAACTACGTAAAGAAGCTTATGGAAATGAAGACAATTAAACCCACAAGGGGGGAGAAGGATGACAAAGCCCATCCACCAATACACCCAACAAAATCCGCCACAAAGGAGGAGATAATGGCTAAATATGGGAGGAGGGGGTGGCAGATATACGACCTAATAGTTAGACACTTCCTAGCAACACTAAGCAGAGAAGCAGAAATACAGAGCATAAAGGTAACATTGGATATTGGTGGGGAGGAATTCATTTTGAGGGGGCAAGTTACATTAAACCCAGGATACTTGGAGATATACCCATACGAAGCTGTGGAGGAGGAATACATCCCAGAACTGAGAGTTGGGGAAACTGTTAGAGTGGATAAAGTGGAGTTACATGAGGGGGAAACGGAGCCACCACCATACCTCTCAGAAGAACAACTCTTAAAACTCATGGAGAAGTATGGCATAGGAACAGACGCCACAAAACAAGACCACATACACAACAACATTGAGAGAGGGTACATGTACATTGAAAACAAGAGATGCATACCAACAAAGCTGGGAAAAACATTGATAGAAGCACTAAATGAAACTGCACCGGAAATAGTGAAACCCGAAGTTAGAGGGTTTATGGAGGAAATGTTCATGAAGGTAGCCAATGGGGAGAAGAAGCCGGAAGAAGTATTAAATGAGGCAAGGAGATACTTTAAAAGCCAATACATAAAGGTTAGGGAGAAGAGTAGGGAGATAGCTTCAAAAATAGCTCCAACAATAATGGAAAGCATAAACATGAATTGGAAACGGAAAGTAGCTCTTGATAAACGTTAA
- a CDS encoding FAD-binding oxidoreductase — translation MEKYDAIIVGGGIFGLASAYHIKRENPEHKVLLLEWRGAAGQGNTAKSAGCFRAFFHSKTNLKMANASIEFYKHIQEVEKVNLGIRWIGYLWLFDEEQFRNLEPYLKDMEKLGAEYRVVSAEEIREKINPNMKASESGISGLRDIEVGLLVKKAGKIDVEKLVEYYESKFKSMGGKVAYGIKVDKIIVKAEEELGLPGEPYFWQRARATGVEAGGRRIEAEKVVVAAGVWADRLLHPLGIDTYQRAKKRQLFVVKAEGPLEKLLYTGGFNVEGCLPFTILPQPRIYIKPDIDERNFWIGYADDFLRPIAIEDDPQPEENFYRYGIHPILSTYLPQFEQAKLVNSWAGQYGVNTYDGQPVVFQEGGIIVASADSGSGIMKGDAIGRIVAAIYNERRETKLFDGEIFNVEDIGIEKRRVEREKFVI, via the coding sequence ATGGAAAAATATGATGCAATAATAGTTGGGGGAGGAATATTTGGCCTCGCCTCAGCATACCACATAAAGAGGGAAAACCCAGAACACAAAGTGCTACTCTTGGAGTGGAGGGGGGCTGCAGGTCAAGGGAACACTGCGAAAAGCGCTGGATGCTTCAGAGCCTTCTTCCACTCAAAAACAAACTTAAAAATGGCAAACGCCTCCATAGAATTCTACAAGCATATACAAGAAGTGGAAAAAGTTAATCTTGGAATAAGGTGGATTGGATACCTATGGCTATTCGATGAGGAACAATTCCGCAACCTAGAACCATACCTAAAGGATATGGAGAAACTTGGAGCAGAATATAGGGTTGTGAGCGCTGAGGAAATTAGGGAGAAGATAAACCCAAACATGAAGGCAAGCGAATCTGGAATAAGTGGACTTAGGGATATAGAGGTTGGGTTGCTGGTGAAGAAGGCTGGCAAGATTGATGTGGAGAAACTTGTGGAATACTACGAATCAAAATTCAAATCCATGGGAGGTAAAGTGGCTTATGGAATCAAAGTGGACAAGATAATTGTGAAAGCTGAGGAAGAGCTCGGACTCCCAGGTGAACCATACTTCTGGCAGAGGGCAAGGGCAACAGGAGTTGAAGCTGGTGGGAGGAGGATAGAAGCTGAAAAGGTTGTGGTGGCGGCTGGAGTGTGGGCTGATAGACTACTACACCCATTGGGAATAGACACATATCAGAGGGCTAAGAAGAGGCAACTATTCGTTGTGAAAGCAGAAGGCCCGTTGGAAAAGCTATTGTATACAGGGGGATTCAACGTCGAAGGTTGCCTACCATTCACAATACTTCCACAACCAAGAATATACATTAAACCAGACATCGACGAAAGAAACTTCTGGATTGGATATGCAGACGACTTCTTAAGACCAATAGCAATCGAGGATGACCCACAACCAGAGGAAAACTTCTATAGGTATGGCATACACCCAATCCTATCCACATATCTACCACAATTTGAGCAAGCTAAACTTGTAAACTCGTGGGCTGGACAATATGGTGTCAACACATACGATGGACAACCAGTAGTATTCCAAGAGGGGGGGATAATAGTGGCTTCAGCGGATAGTGGAAGTGGGATAATGAAGGGAGACGCCATAGGGAGAATTGTCGCAGCAATATACAATGAAAGGAGGGAAACTAAACTTTTTGATGGAGAAATATTCAACGTTGAGGATATAGGGATAGAGAAGAGGAGGGTGGAAAGGGAGAAGTTCGTAATATGA
- a CDS encoding CoA-binding protein, giving the protein MSYKTLEPFFKPKRIAVIGASRSPEKVGYQLMKSLIDVGYEGKIYPVNPKADEILGLKAYPNIKSIGENVDLALIAIPAQNVPEALKEAGECKVKCVIVISGGFKEVGGEGAKLEEEVKSIAKEYGMRLMGPNCIGVYDPHNKIDTLFLPRGRALRPKSGEIAFISQSGAMGVAFLDWMTMEDIGLSCFISYGNKADVDEIDLLEYLLHDEKCKVIAMYIEEITHGRRFIEVASETSKVKPIVAIKAGRTMEGAKAVSSHTGALAGREEIVEAAFKKAGVIRAYDTHELFDYARALATGRVAFGDRIAIVTDGGGAGVMATDKLTDEKRGVGLKLAELKEETKNELKKHIPPFAIPHNPIDLTGSATPEMYGKAIDIVARDENVDGIVVIALIHPPGMNDKVVDEVEKAYKSTNKPILVASTGGEPTQKILKMFQERGIPSYPEVERAVKAMKCLVDRGRYLKKLEKGIH; this is encoded by the coding sequence ATGAGCTATAAAACTTTAGAGCCATTCTTCAAACCTAAAAGAATAGCTGTAATCGGAGCTTCAAGAAGCCCTGAGAAAGTGGGATATCAATTGATGAAATCCCTAATAGATGTAGGTTATGAGGGGAAGATATATCCAGTAAACCCTAAAGCTGATGAAATATTGGGGTTAAAGGCATACCCAAACATTAAGAGTATAGGTGAAAACGTGGATCTAGCATTAATAGCCATACCAGCCCAAAACGTCCCAGAAGCATTGAAGGAAGCTGGGGAATGCAAAGTTAAATGTGTTATAGTGATAAGTGGAGGATTCAAGGAGGTTGGTGGGGAAGGGGCTAAACTGGAGGAAGAGGTTAAGAGTATAGCGAAGGAATATGGGATGAGACTCATGGGACCAAACTGCATAGGAGTATACGACCCACACAACAAAATAGACACACTATTCCTACCGAGGGGGAGGGCCTTAAGGCCTAAGAGTGGGGAGATTGCATTCATATCACAAAGTGGAGCCATGGGAGTTGCATTCCTAGATTGGATGACAATGGAAGATATAGGGTTAAGTTGCTTCATAAGCTATGGCAATAAAGCTGACGTTGATGAAATAGACCTATTGGAATACTTGTTGCATGATGAGAAATGCAAGGTTATAGCCATGTACATAGAGGAAATAACCCATGGAAGGAGGTTCATTGAAGTTGCAAGTGAAACTTCGAAGGTTAAACCAATAGTGGCAATAAAAGCTGGAAGGACAATGGAGGGGGCTAAGGCAGTATCATCCCATACAGGAGCCCTTGCAGGTAGAGAGGAAATTGTGGAGGCAGCATTCAAGAAGGCTGGAGTTATAAGAGCATATGACACACATGAACTATTCGACTACGCTAGAGCATTGGCCACAGGTAGAGTGGCTTTTGGAGATAGGATAGCAATAGTAACTGATGGTGGAGGAGCAGGGGTTATGGCAACAGACAAACTCACAGATGAGAAGAGGGGGGTTGGACTGAAACTTGCAGAATTAAAGGAGGAAACGAAAAACGAATTGAAGAAGCACATACCACCCTTCGCAATACCACACAACCCAATAGACCTAACTGGAAGCGCAACACCGGAAATGTATGGGAAAGCAATAGATATAGTTGCGAGAGATGAAAATGTGGATGGAATAGTAGTCATAGCACTAATACATCCACCAGGAATGAATGACAAAGTTGTGGATGAAGTGGAGAAGGCATACAAATCCACAAACAAACCAATACTCGTAGCATCCACTGGGGGGGAGCCAACACAGAAAATCCTAAAAATGTTCCAGGAAAGGGGGATACCATCATACCCAGAAGTAGAGAGAGCTGTAAAGGCAATGAAATGCCTAGTGGATAGGGGGAGATACCTAAAGAAGCTTGAAAAAGGGATTCATTAA
- a CDS encoding AAA family ATPase: MTFIREVVLENFMSYEYGRIPLGPGLNIVTGPNGAGKSSILLGISVALGAQYTERGRRLRDLIRWGSKLARVSVVLDNSVRGRGRPYPRIKSDIIRVSRYLRADGSYWFEVNGVEYSRGEIQGILKAFGFNPDNMLVIMHQNMVEEFAVVSPRDKLRLLEDAVGLTHYRERIMDVRGRLEGVLKDEAEVKSMLEKAKANLDFWRGEYEKLKVRDELMKRKGDLEVELAWSKVNRKLKSVNDLKARIEGLKGKLDSLKRSYDELSSEIKVLEDSMIQVELERRRIMDMLIEYSRMIGRLEALGRVSVDFEEVSSKFSKLRVDFEDTCKRFESIFRDYVGKFSSRAILGYRIEELSSEVKLRERDLKSLEGELEPLLEDAKRAGPMPSTVRDLDEVNSDLIMVNARIEALGPVSTEAEKMYNSFNSTFNELSERAKILSENREAILRELNDRVEAWRKAIINIVSEINGIYRDLLSGLNASGHVRVTNLDDVEKAGLEILVGFRGSEPILLDGYSQSGGERTTAIVSFLLAAQRFIKSPFRAVDEFDIHMDPRNREAIFKCILSYFKDAEAQYLAITPSPIIVGEGKVNVIFVQNVGGKSEVKVVSK; the protein is encoded by the coding sequence TTGACGTTTATACGTGAAGTTGTTTTGGAGAATTTCATGTCTTATGAGTATGGTAGGATCCCCCTTGGCCCTGGATTGAATATAGTTACAGGTCCTAATGGAGCTGGTAAATCCTCCATTTTGCTTGGTATATCTGTGGCTTTGGGTGCACAGTATACTGAGCGTGGTAGGAGGTTGAGGGATTTGATACGTTGGGGTTCTAAGCTTGCGAGGGTTAGCGTTGTATTGGATAATAGTGTTAGGGGTAGGGGGAGGCCTTATCCAAGGATTAAGTCTGACATTATTAGGGTTTCAAGGTATCTTAGGGCTGATGGTTCATATTGGTTTGAGGTTAATGGTGTAGAGTATAGTAGGGGGGAGATTCAGGGTATACTAAAGGCTTTTGGTTTTAATCCAGACAATATGCTTGTCATAATGCATCAGAATATGGTTGAAGAGTTCGCTGTGGTTTCGCCTAGGGATAAGTTGAGGCTTCTGGAGGATGCTGTGGGTTTGACCCATTATAGGGAGAGGATTATGGATGTTAGGGGGAGGTTGGAGGGGGTTTTGAAGGATGAGGCTGAGGTTAAATCTATGCTTGAGAAGGCTAAAGCCAATCTAGATTTCTGGCGTGGTGAGTATGAGAAGCTTAAGGTTAGGGATGAGCTTATGAAGCGTAAAGGTGATTTGGAAGTTGAGCTTGCATGGTCTAAGGTTAACCGTAAATTGAAGTCTGTTAATGATTTGAAGGCTAGAATTGAAGGGTTGAAGGGTAAGCTTGATTCTCTTAAAAGATCTTATGATGAGCTTAGCTCTGAGATTAAGGTTTTGGAGGATAGTATGATTCAAGTTGAGTTGGAGAGGAGGAGGATTATGGATATGCTTATAGAGTATTCTAGGATGATTGGTAGACTTGAAGCTTTGGGTAGGGTTTCAGTGGATTTTGAGGAGGTGTCATCAAAGTTCTCCAAGCTTAGGGTGGATTTTGAAGATACATGTAAACGTTTTGAATCCATATTTAGGGATTATGTTGGCAAGTTTTCATCTAGGGCTATTTTGGGGTATAGGATTGAGGAATTATCCTCTGAGGTTAAGTTGAGGGAGAGGGATTTGAAGTCTTTGGAGGGTGAATTGGAGCCTCTATTGGAGGATGCTAAGAGGGCTGGTCCAATGCCAAGTACTGTTAGGGATTTGGATGAAGTTAACTCTGATTTAATTATGGTTAATGCTAGGATTGAAGCTTTAGGTCCTGTTTCAACTGAAGCTGAGAAAATGTATAATAGCTTCAACTCCACATTCAATGAGCTTTCTGAGAGGGCTAAGATTCTTAGTGAGAATAGGGAGGCAATATTGAGGGAGCTTAATGATCGTGTTGAAGCTTGGAGGAAAGCCATAATTAACATTGTTTCTGAGATAAATGGGATCTATCGCGACTTGCTCTCTGGACTTAATGCTTCAGGGCATGTTAGGGTTACAAATCTTGATGATGTGGAGAAGGCTGGTTTGGAGATTCTCGTTGGGTTTAGGGGTTCTGAGCCCATCCTACTCGATGGGTATTCTCAGAGTGGTGGTGAGAGGACAACAGCCATAGTATCATTCCTATTGGCAGCCCAGAGGTTCATAAAATCCCCATTTAGGGCTGTGGATGAGTTCGATATTCATATGGATCCGAGGAATAGGGAGGCAATATTTAAGTGTATTCTATCATACTTCAAGGATGCTGAGGCACAGTATCTGGCTATAACTCCAAGTCCAATAATTGTTGGGGAGGGGAAAGTTAACGTGATATTTGTGCAGAATGTTGGTGGGAAGTCTGAGGTTAAGGTGGTGTCCAAGTGA
- a CDS encoding DNA-binding protein: MSKEAKVGRIIVARLRENEDLMQEIMRVVKERGVSAGQIMLIGALSKARFGVYMNGEYKTIEVSGHLEIVSCIGNISEDEEGKIIHAHISVSGEDGVCHGGHLMNGCIINPTAELTIIEGENLKLTRKYDPKTKLKMLQP, translated from the coding sequence ATGAGCAAAGAGGCGAAGGTTGGTAGAATAATAGTTGCAAGATTGAGGGAAAACGAAGACTTAATGCAAGAAATAATGAGGGTAGTCAAGGAGAGGGGGGTTTCAGCAGGACAAATAATGCTAATAGGAGCACTCAGCAAAGCTAGATTCGGAGTATACATGAATGGAGAATACAAAACCATAGAAGTTTCAGGGCATCTGGAAATAGTCTCATGCATTGGAAACATATCTGAAGATGAGGAGGGGAAAATCATACATGCACATATAAGCGTATCAGGGGAAGATGGAGTATGCCATGGAGGACATTTAATGAATGGATGTATAATAAACCCAACAGCGGAACTAACAATAATAGAAGGGGAAAACCTAAAACTTACAAGGAAATATGATCCGAAAACAAAACTGAAGATGCTACAACCATAA
- a CDS encoding L-threonine 3-dehydrogenase, which translates to MKRVLVTGAAGQIGSELTLELRSRYGGDNVIITDIRKPSEDLLNTGPFELLDVTDKNAIEKIVMKYDVNVIYHLAAILSAAGERNPQLAWNVNVNGLYNVLEVAREHGGIQIFWPSSIAVFGPEAPRINTPQNTILLPRTMYGITKVTGELLCNYYHLKYGVDVRSVRYPGIISSKTLPGGGTTDYAVEMFYEAIKHKHYTCYLKPDTTLPMMYMPDCINAAITIMEAEPSKIKCRTSYNLAAMSFSPAELATEIKKHIPEFTCEYKPDFRQNIADTWPKTIDDSEARKDWGWKPKYDLTSMTKDMIEKLTKRFMEGRL; encoded by the coding sequence TTGAAGAGGGTTCTCGTTACTGGCGCTGCTGGTCAAATAGGTTCTGAGCTTACCTTGGAGTTGAGGAGTAGGTATGGTGGAGATAATGTAATTATCACTGATATAAGAAAGCCAAGTGAAGATCTACTTAACACAGGCCCCTTCGAATTGTTGGATGTCACAGATAAAAATGCCATTGAAAAGATAGTTATGAAGTACGATGTCAATGTAATATACCATTTAGCAGCCATACTCTCAGCGGCAGGTGAAAGGAATCCTCAACTTGCTTGGAATGTAAATGTAAACGGCCTATACAATGTACTTGAAGTTGCAAGGGAGCATGGTGGCATACAAATATTCTGGCCTAGCTCAATAGCAGTCTTCGGCCCAGAAGCACCCCGAATAAACACACCACAAAACACAATCCTACTCCCAAGAACCATGTATGGAATAACAAAAGTAACTGGAGAACTACTCTGCAACTACTACCACCTAAAATACGGCGTCGACGTTAGAAGCGTCAGATACCCAGGAATAATAAGCAGTAAAACCCTTCCAGGTGGAGGGACAACGGATTACGCCGTAGAAATGTTCTACGAAGCCATAAAACACAAACACTACACATGCTACCTAAAACCAGACACAACCCTACCAATGATGTACATGCCAGACTGCATAAACGCCGCAATAACAATAATGGAAGCGGAACCATCAAAAATCAAATGCAGAACAAGCTACAACCTCGCAGCAATGAGCTTCTCACCAGCAGAACTAGCAACAGAAATCAAAAAACACATCCCAGAATTCACATGCGAATACAAACCAGACTTCAGACAAAACATCGCAGACACATGGCCAAAAACAATAGACGACAGCGAAGCAAGAAAAGACTGGGGATGGAAACCAAAATACGACCTAACCTCAATGACAAAGGACATGATAGAAAAACTCACAAAACGATTCATGGAAGGACGCCTATAA
- a CDS encoding PH domain-containing protein: MTVKLREGEELILKLKPHSIAFMELYFTGLYVAIASILARIYADELALKVSKLLGLNIVPIGYMSTLVWAVAIMIPFIVMFIAKSSIKWLAAGLIMVIASIAIKFETGITESTSSLFMGVIWLALSNMYKNAHIYYITTDRIIAEYKFIREKTREISYQYITDLVVEKGVIGRILNVGTIIPVSTAGLGLGGEIAAISGKIDVKQMGLGVIAGTNVVMPKGRSPNVLFGVKDPMKVKEIISKEMAKHSESGILTKISENLEKILEKTEKKEESTTGTVGDKPKGE; encoded by the coding sequence TTGACTGTAAAACTTAGGGAAGGTGAAGAACTAATTTTAAAGTTGAAGCCTCACTCCATAGCATTCATGGAATTATACTTCACAGGATTATATGTTGCTATTGCAAGTATACTTGCAAGAATATATGCTGATGAATTGGCATTGAAGGTTAGTAAATTGCTTGGCTTAAACATTGTTCCAATAGGGTATATGTCTACACTGGTCTGGGCAGTTGCAATTATGATTCCATTCATAGTTATGTTCATAGCCAAATCATCAATCAAATGGCTTGCAGCTGGGCTGATAATGGTAATTGCATCCATAGCCATAAAATTTGAGACGGGGATAACCGAGTCAACTTCAAGCTTATTCATGGGGGTAATATGGCTTGCATTAAGCAACATGTACAAGAATGCACATATATACTATATAACCACAGACAGGATAATAGCGGAATACAAGTTCATTAGGGAGAAGACTAGGGAGATAAGCTACCAATACATTACGGATTTAGTTGTGGAGAAGGGGGTTATTGGGAGAATACTGAACGTTGGGACAATAATACCAGTATCCACAGCCGGTCTTGGACTTGGGGGGGAGATAGCAGCCATAAGCGGAAAAATAGATGTTAAACAGATGGGTTTGGGAGTCATAGCAGGCACAAACGTTGTAATGCCGAAGGGTAGAAGCCCAAACGTCCTATTCGGAGTTAAAGATCCAATGAAAGTTAAGGAGATAATATCTAAGGAGATGGCTAAACATAGTGAGAGTGGAATATTGACGAAGATCTCAGAGAACCTTGAGAAGATATTGGAGAAGACTGAGAAGAAGGAGGAATCAACCACTGGAACTGTGGGAGACAAGCCCAAGGGAGAGTAA
- the cofE gene encoding coenzyme F420-0:L-glutamate ligase, which translates to MTTKIELIGLSSIPEVKAGDDVAKLIYEAAVREGVGIREGDIIVITHKIVSKANGLIVNLRNIKPSERALEIAEMTGKDPRFVEVILREAKRVLAIKPPFIITETHFGHICLNAGVDRSNVAGSEEICALLPRDPDEEARKIRGRLMELTGLRKIAVLISDTYSRPHRYAQIDMAIGIAGLNPIVDYKGRKDAYGYQLRFKMQAVGDELAAAAELAIGQTVERVPVVIIRGYNWTLDEEGSAKYMSLIKLGYNCIFEGVPVIPEKPGLAEKLKSREMEG; encoded by the coding sequence ATGACTACTAAGATTGAGCTTATTGGTTTGAGTAGCATTCCGGAGGTTAAGGCTGGGGATGATGTTGCAAAGCTGATTTATGAAGCTGCCGTTAGGGAGGGGGTTGGGATCAGGGAGGGGGATATAATTGTCATCACACATAAAATTGTTAGTAAGGCTAATGGGTTGATTGTGAATTTAAGGAATATTAAACCCAGTGAGAGAGCTTTGGAGATTGCGGAGATGACTGGAAAAGACCCCAGATTTGTTGAGGTTATACTTCGTGAAGCTAAGAGGGTCTTAGCTATAAAGCCACCCTTCATAATCACTGAGACACACTTTGGCCATATATGTTTGAATGCTGGTGTTGATAGGTCTAATGTGGCTGGAAGTGAGGAAATATGTGCGCTTCTCCCAAGGGACCCTGACGAGGAAGCCAGGAAGATTAGGGGGAGACTGATGGAGCTAACTGGATTGAGGAAGATCGCCGTACTTATAAGTGACACTTATAGTAGGCCGCACAGGTATGCCCAGATAGATATGGCCATAGGAATAGCTGGCTTAAACCCCATAGTGGATTATAAGGGGAGGAAGGATGCATATGGATATCAATTGAGATTCAAGATGCAAGCTGTGGGGGATGAGCTTGCAGCTGCAGCTGAACTCGCCATAGGCCAAACTGTGGAGAGAGTTCCAGTGGTCATAATTAGGGGGTATAATTGGACTCTAGATGAAGAGGGGTCTGCAAAATATATGAGCCTAATAAAGCTTGGATACAACTGCATATTTGAGGGGGTACCCGTAATCCCAGAGAAACCTGGATTAGCTGAAAAACTTAAAAGTAGAGAGATGGAAGGCTAA